The genomic window TCAGTCATGAGCTGGTGCGTGTCCCGTGTGTCCGCCGCTCTCCGGAGCCCGGTTGTCCGCCGTTTGCTCAGCCAGAGCAGCAGTTCCCGGGAGCAGCTGGACGCGCTGGTGAAGAAGGACAAAGTGGTGGTGTTTATAAAGGGGACGCCGGCGCAGCCCCTGTGCGGCTTCAGTAACGCGGTGGTGCAGATCCTGCGGATGCACGGGGTGGACGAGTACGCGGCCTATAACGTGTTGGAGGACCAGGACCTCAGGCATGGTCAGTGCTGGCGGTCacctggggggtctggaggactACACCTCCCATCATGCTCTCTGCAGGATAAGCTGTGGGTTGTAGTTTTTCATGGGatgtagacccccccccccagtctctgtGCTGACCCTATATACTGGTGTCtatatgctgtatactatagaggGGTCTCCCCATAGGAGACCCTCCTCGAATACACACTGGGGTCTGAAAAGATAAGGGGTGACAGGAATATCAGGTGGGGACCCCCTGACCAGGTGTAGTCAAGGGGGTTGGTATTGGGGCCATAAGTACTAAAATGTTATGGTGAGGAGACTTCCACAGGGCGCTAGACAAGTCCTTATGAAGGATTGtggcccctttaaggctccaagAACATGGTGGCAACATGTCCAGTGACCAGGGGTGACCCTGGAGTGGGAGAAAGGAGACCCCCGCCAGTACTCCTCATGTGCTGTAacccccaatactgacccccaaCAGTAATGTAAACCCCCAATACTAACCCCGAGAAGTAATGTAAACCCCCAATACTAACCCCGAGAAGTAATATGTAAACCCCCAATACTAACCCCGAGAAGTAATGTAAACCCCCAATACTAACCCCGAGAAGTAATATGTAAACCCCAATACTAACCCCGAGAAGTAATGTAAACCCCCAATACTAACCCCGAGAAGTAATGTAAACCCCCAATACTAACCCCGAGAAGTAATGTAAACCCCCAATACTAACCCCGAGAAGTAATGTAAACCCCCAATACTAACCCCGAGAAGTAATGTAAACCCCCAATACTAACCCCGAGAAGTAATGTAAACCCCCAATACTAACCCCGAGAAGTAATGTAAACCCCCAATACTAACCCCGAGAAGTAATATGTAAACCCCCAATACTAACCCCGAGAAGTAATATGTAAACCCCCAATACTAACCCCGAGAAGTAATATGTAAACCCCCAATACTAACCCCGAGAAGTAATATGTAAACCCCCAATACTAACCCCGAGAAGTAATATGTAAACCCCCAATACTAACCCCGAGAAGTAATATGTAAACCCCCAATACTAACCCCGAGAAGTAATGTAAACCCCCAATACTAACCCCGAGAAGTAATGTAAACCCCCAATACTAACCCCGAGAAGTAATGTAAACCCCCAATACTAACCCCGAGAAGTAATGTAAACCCCCAATACTAACCCCGAGAAGTAATGTAAACCCCCAATACTAACCCAGAGAAGTAATGTAAACCCCCAATACTAACCCCGAGAAGTAATGTAAACCCCCAATACTAACCCCGAGAAGTAATGTAAACCCCCAATACTAACTCCCAATATTAACCTCTTATACTAACCTCTAACAGTAACATTAACCCTAACTTTTAACTCCTAACTGTTTATACTATCCTCTAGTCTAACCCCTAGCAGTAATAACCCCCAACAGAAATATTAACCCCCAATACAAACACCTTACACCCGATACTAACCCCTAACACAATATATCTGTGCACACTGCgtgtattatacagtataatagatgtttatgtacatatatatagtatataccgcagtgtactgttatgtgtaTACCGCAtaaatcagtacactgctgtatatattatatacacactgtgTCTCTTGCCACGTGGCGTCGCACCCCCTTCACCCACTCCATTCTAGTTTCTACCGTGTGACCCGGATGCCTCGTGGTGCGGTATTATCTGGCAGGATGCACGGTCCGTGCGTGTTGCTGCTTGCCAGTAGGGCGGTATACGGATATTTTCATATCTGTATTATGACATCGCATCCACCGTTCACCCAACTGTTGCAGCCGATCACTGTCCTTGGTGGTCCCCTGCCGTACATGCAAACCTTACCAGCGATTGGCTACAGAGCTCGCGATGTGTGTGACGTCACCGCGGCAGAAGGAATTGCATAACGATTATTATATTGCGCCATCTACAGCTTTTGGCTTTTTAAAATCCTGACAACCCtggatgattattattattattccggCGTCCGGCCTGCAGGTATGTGCCCTCGTTATTCGCTCCTAGGCACTTGCGGTTATTATGACGCTGCGTCAGGTGCCCAGAAATCCAACTCGCATGAAAGTCACGAGTGTCAACGGGTGGAAATGCCTCTGGGGATTATAATAGTGCTGCTGGACGTATgggacataatgggggggggggggggggcctgctcctcctgttcct from Bufo gargarizans isolate SCDJY-AF-19 unplaced genomic scaffold, ASM1485885v1 original_scaffold_1528_pilon, whole genome shotgun sequence includes these protein-coding regions:
- the LOC122923374 gene encoding glutaredoxin-related protein 5, mitochondrial-like, whose translation is MSWCVSRVSAALRSPVVRRLLSQSSSSREQLDALVKKDKVVVFIKGTPAQPLCGFSNAVVQILRMHGVDEYAAYNVLEDQDLRHGVKNYSNWPTIPQVFLNGEFVGGCDILLQMHQNGDLVEELKKMGIRSALLDAEPSQEKK